A section of the Tenrec ecaudatus isolate mTenEca1 chromosome 15, mTenEca1.hap1, whole genome shotgun sequence genome encodes:
- the LOC142427757 gene encoding large ribosomal subunit protein eL29-like, with the protein MAKSKNHTTYNQSRKWHRNSIKKPRSQRYESLKGVDPKFLRNMRFAKKHNKKGLKKMQANNAKAAAARAEAIKDLVKPTEVKAKIPMGVNRKLSRLAYIAHPKLGKWARARIAKGLRLCRPKAKAQSKADAPAKATTPAKAPKGAPAPAQAPKGPQAPTK; encoded by the coding sequence ATGGCCAAATCCAAGAACCACACCACGTACAACCAATCCCGGAAATGGCACAGAAACAGCATCAAAAAACCCCGGTCACAACGATACGAATCTCTTAAGGGGGTGGACCCCAAGTTCCTGAGGAACATGCGCTTCGCCAAGAAGCACAacaagaagggcctgaagaaaatgcaggccaacaacgccaaggctgcggctgctcgcgctgaggccatcaaggatcttgtgaagcccacagaggtcaagGCCAAGATCCCAATGGGCGTCAACCGCAAGCTCAGCCGACTGGCCTACATTGCCCACCCCAAGCTTGGCAAGTGGGCTCGTGCACGTATTGCCAAGGGTCTGAGGCTCTGCCGGCCCAAGGCCAAGGCACAAAGCAAGGCTGATGCTCCAGCCAAGGCCACGACACCAGCAAAAGCTCCCAAAggcgcccctgccccagctcaagctcccaaaggcccccaggctcccacaaagtag